The segment CAGGCTTGATCACGATCGTGCAGCCTGCAGCCAAGGCGGCGCCAGCCTTGCGCGTGATCATCGCATTCGGGAAATTCCACGGGGTGATGGCGGCGACGACGCCGATGGGCTGCTTGATGACGATGATGCGGCGGTCCGATGACGGCGCAGGAATCACATCGCCATAGATTCGACGTGCTTCTTCCGAGAACCATTCAATAAAGCCAGACCCGTAGGCAATTTCACCCCGGGACTCTTTCAGCGGTTTGCCTTGCTCAAGCGTGAGGATCGTTGCCAGGTCCTCCTGGTTGGCCATGCAGAGATCGAACCATCGACGCAGCAGGCGGCTGCGTTCGCGCGAGCTGGTTGCGCGCCATGCTGGAAGGGCTCGGTCCGCGGCCGCGATGGCTGCCTGGACGTCGGCGGCCGTCATGCGGGGCACAGTACCGAGCTGTTGCCCTGTTGCAGGATTTGTGACGGGCACCACTTCGCCGTCAGCAGCGTCTACCCATTGGCCATTCACGTGGCACTGCTGGCGGAAGAGAGAAGGATTCTGGATCTGCATGAAAAGGGACTCCGGTCGCTTTGACTTGAAGGGGGGAATCAGGAAAGCAGGTTGGCGGGTCGTTCGCCGCGGCGCAGTGCCGCGATCCCGTCGATCAGAAGCCATCCCATGGCGTTGCGCGTTTCCTCTGTCGCGCTGCCGATATGCGGACTGAGAAAGACGTTGTCGAGAGCGCGATAGCGCGGATCGACGTTCGGCTCGTTGGCGAAAACATCAAGACCAGCTGAAAAGACGTGGCCGTCGTTCAGCGCTTCGATCAGCGCATCGTCATCCACGATGTCGCCGCGGGAAATGTTGACGACGACAGCGCCAGGGGGCAGTGCTCGGATGTGCGCTTGATCGAGCGTTCCTTTGAGCTGTGGTGAACCCGGTGCCGCGACCAGCAGCATCTCGCTGTGTCGGCAGAGGCTTTCGAGGGTCGTGTGGTAGATGGCGCCCTCGGCGACCTCTGGCCCGAGTCGGGAGCGGTTGTGGTAGTGGATTTGCATGCCGAATGCGCGGGCACGCGTCGCGATGGCTCGGCCGATGCGCCCCATGCCGAATATGCCGAGCCGCTTGCCGACCAGGCCTTTGCCCAGCAGTTGAGTGGGCGCCCAACCTGGCCATTGGCCGCTGCGGACCATGCGATCTGCTTCATAACCGCGCCGTGCGGCATTGAGCAGGAGCATTAGCGCGACTTCGGCACAAGCATCGCTCAGGACGTCAGGCGTATGCAGAACCTCGATGCCGAGCTCGCGAGCCGTGGCCAAGTCGATGTGGTCGTAGCCTACCGAGAGAGTGGCCACCGTCTTGAGGGTGGGCGACAGTGCGCGCAACACATTGCCGTCAATGCGCTCTGTCGCGGTCACCAGCAGAACGCTCACGCCCTTGGCGCGCTCGATGATTGTGGCGGAATCCGTCAGTTCGTCGCTTTCATTCAGCTTTACGACGAAGCGCTCTTTCAGCGCGGCTTCGATCTCCGCAGGCATGCGCCTGCATACGTAAGCATTTTCAAGCGACTGATTGTGATCCTGGGCCGGCATTGATGCAGTCTCCTCGTTGGTTCGCGACAGCGTCGCACGAAGTCGTTGTGTTCTTGTGATTTGTATTACAAATTCATATGATGAAGATGTCAAGCAAATTTGTTCGGGATGCTATGATGTGAACTAGGGCTGCCACAGCGCTGAGGCGCGGCGAAGCAACGACAAGTGGAGCATTACCTTGCAGAGCACAACAGAAAATCTGACGGAAGCAGACCAGCAGCCAGCGGGGAAAGGCGGTTTTGAGCCCACATTGGCCGACCGCGTCACCGAACATCTCGCTGGGCAGATCCGACGCGGTCTGTACCCCGTCAATGCTCGTCTGCCGACGGAAAAGTTCATGACCGAGCAGTACGGCGTGAGCCGCACCGTGATTCGTGAAGCCATTTCCCGCCTTAAGTCCGAGGGCCTCGTGGAAAGCCGGCAGGGGAGCGGTACGGTTGTGCTCAATCCGGCGACCGCAGAGGTATTCCGCCTTGGGCGTGGCGGTTCCGACCCGGCCTTGGGGGTCGTGCGAATCCTGGAACTGCGTCGTGGGATTGAGGCGGAAATGGCCGCATTGGCTGCGGAGCGCCGTAGCGAAAGGCAAATGGACGACATCCGGAACGCATTGCGCGAGATCGACTCTGCAGTGCGGGCGGGCGGCGACGGCGTTGAAGAAGACCTGGCATTCCATCTTGCGGTGTCCCGTGCCACTGGCAATCCTCACTACACCGAGCTACTCGGCATGTTGACGCGGGCATTGAGAGACGCCATTCGTCTCACGCGCGGCAATGAAGCCAGACGAAGTGATCTGGCTGCGCATGTCCGCACCGAGCATGCGGAGATCTGCGCTGCGATCGAAACCCAGGATCCGCAACGCGCCCGCCAGGCGGCCTTCCTGCACATGCGCAATACGGAGGAGCGGATTCTCGCTGCCGAACGGGACTTCTGGACTGGTGATAGCCGGACTGCCGCGCAGAGACTGGCCGGAGCCAACCTTTCGACAGTGATACGGCGTGCTGCGGAAGGGAATAGGTGAAGCCGAATAGAAGCGGCTTTCGCTTCACGAACCGATTCCACTTGGGGAGAGCCGAAAGGCCTCGGGCAGAACTTTTCGGCTGATTGCCTATAATTTTCCCCCCGCTAACCAGCACCCGACTCTCGCTGGCTGGTGCCTCGCACAACAACTGACTGTTTTCCTTCCATCTTCGCTGACCATAAAAATGATTACGTAGCCATTTATGTACTGCATTGATGTAGGTATGGCAATATATTTAATCAATAAGTCATGTTGTGCTGCTTATGCGAGAAGGTCCGCGGGATGACCCGAGGCACGCTCGTGAGAGATGGTGTTTCTGTGAACCTGCACGGTCCAGTGCGCCTCCTGGTCGCAGCCCGAGCGCGCCAATTTGAGCGCGTCGCGCCGGTCGGCCTTGACCCGCTCGCCAGGCTTTCGTGGAATCAGTGATGGCGCGCACACCATGCAGTCGAATCCCCTCTGGACCAGTTAGCGGTAGAGGCCATAGCCGCAAGGGCCTGCTTCATAGACGATGCGTACGTGCTGCGCCTTGGACTGCCTGCGCTGGCATAGGCGATCGACGTCCGTCTTCCAGGTACCGATCTTGCCGAGCAATTCCACCTCTCCCATGCCGATGGCATAAGCTGCAGTGATCGATCCCTTGTGTACGTCGAGACCGACGTACGCCGTGCTATCGTTTCCCATGCTGGCCTCCGTGCTGGAAATCGCCGGGTGTGGACTAAGGCCACACCATGCGGCTCTGGCAGCCAGGCTAACCCGCGTTTGATTCCCCACGGCGGGCCAGCCACCGACTTGGAGGCATACTGCCTAAACCGCTTCGCGGTGGTTCGAATCTCTGCCCAGCATCACGAATTAATAGTCGGTCTCCTACGCTCGGACGGCAAGCACGAAGCCAAATTGGAGGAACAAATGGCAGCAAAGCCTCGCACCTCGCAGAAGCTCCTGGCAGAGATGCGCGAGCAATGGCGCCTCTTGTCCCTGTACGAACGCTTCGAACAAGTCGTCGTCGTAGCGCTGAGCCTGATCATCGCCGTAGTGATCGCGATAGCTCTCGTCCAATTGACCCTTGGTGTGCTGCCACATGTGCTCAGCGGCACGGTGAGCCCGCTCGATCATGAAGTGTTCCAAAATCTCTTCGGGGCATGGTGACGACGCTGCTCATCGCACTGGAGTTCAAGCACTCCATCATTCGGGTTGCGCTGCGCCGGGAGAGCATCGTTCAGGTCAAGACAGTCATTCTCATTTCGCTGATTGCACTGAGTCGAAAGTTCGTCATTCTAGATACGAAGGCAACCGACGCTGCCACAATCGCTGCGCTTTCAGGGGCGACACTCGTTCTCGGAGTGGTGTATTGGCTACTACGCGAGCGCGATGATCGAGTCGCCGGCCTCGATCGAGGAGAGCTTGGCAGCGAATGAGCGGGCGTAGGCGAATGACTCAAATTCGGGCCAGACCGGACGCCGAAGCGGCATATCTCGGCAGGCAACGCTAAATGCCGAGGCTGCCTGCCAGGCGTTCGGCCATCTGCATTTGGCGAAATGCTTCCACAACGTATTCGATGAATACGCGCGTCTTGGTTGGTATCAGTGTGCGCGTAGGGTAGTACAACGAAATGGCGCCTGCATCGGCATACCAGCGTGGCAGTAAGCGCACCAGTTCGCCACGTTCAATCCATGGCAACACATCCGGTACAGCCAGCAGTGTCACACCGAGCCCCAGTAGCGCGGCTTCACGCATGGCGGCCGGGTCGCTCACCACAATGCGTTCGGGCATGGTCGCGGCAACCTCGTTGCCGGCGGCATCGCGCATGGTCCATTGGCGCGTGCGTCCTGTGCGTCCGGAGCGCATGACGATGCCATCCATGACGTTCAGCATGGATGGATCGGCAGGCAGCGTGCGTTCCCGCAGATACGCAGGCGACGCCACCGCGACGACATGCGCCGGTGCCAGTGCGCGCGACACGAGACCCGGCGTCAGCTCGAAGCCCCCGCCTATAGCCGCGTCGAACCCTTCGGCAATCAAATCGATCGCGCGATTCTCGAAATGCCATTCCGGGCGGATCGCCGGATAACGCTTCAGGAAATCGGGAAGCAATGGCAGCACGTAAGCCATGCCGAACGATGGGGCCAGGCTGACTTTCAGCACGCCAGCCGGTTCGCCGTGTTGGTTCGACATGGCGGCGATGGCGGCTTGGAGAGCGTCCAGGTTGCCGCCGATGGATGCAAGGAAGCGTTCGCCAGCCTCGGTAAGCGTCAGCTTGCGTGTCGAGCGCTGAAACAGTCGCACGCCCAGATTGCGCTCGAGCATGGCCACGTTGCGGCTGACGGCCGCGGGCGTCAGGGCCAGTCGGCGACCCGCCGCCGAAAAGCTACCGGTTTCGGCGCTGCGCACAAAGGATTCGAGGTTGGCGAGGGTTTCCATCCGACTCAGCTTACACGATTGCTTGAAGATGATTTCAGGCATTTTCGACTAATCACCGGGGAATCGCGCGCCCATACTTCGTTCACACCTCGTGATTCACCCTAACCGGAGCTAAAAATGACTCAACAGACGCTTTCCCTGTCCGGCAAGATCGCCCTAGTTACTGGCGGTTCGCGCTCCATCGGCGCCGCCATTGCCCGCCGCCTGGCCGCCGACGGCGCGGCCGTGGCGCTGACCTACAGTGCCTCACCGGATAAAGCCGCCACGGTAGTAAGCGAGATCGAAGCGGCCGGCGGCCGGGCCATCGCGCTCGCCGCAGACGCGGGCGATCCCGCGGCGGTGCGCCTAGCCGTGGCCGCGACGGTCGACGCATTCGGTGGTCTCGATATCCTCGTCAACAACGCTGGCATGGGCCTGGGCGGCGCTATCGAGGACATCCCGTTCGACGCCTACGAGCGCATGATTGCAGTGAACGTGACCGGCGTATTTGTGGCCACTCAGGAAGCGGTGCGGCATATGAAGGCGGGCGGGCGCGTGATCCATATCGGTTCGTCGATGGTGCGCTACGCAGCGTTTCCCACGGCATCGCTCTACACGCTGACCAAGGGTGCAATTGCCGGCTTCAATCGCAGTCTGGTGCGTGATCTGGGGCCGAAAGGCATCACGGTCAACACCGTTCACCCTGGCCCGACCGACACCGATATGAACCCCGCCGGCGGCCCGGTTAGCGAGATCGTAGGGCCCGGCATTGCCTTGGGCCGATACGGGCAGCCACATGAGATTGCCGGCGTGGTGGCATTCCTCGCCGGCCCGGACGCAGCCTTCGTGACGGGTGCCGAGATCGTTGCCGATGGCGGCTTCACCGCTTGAACAAGGAGTTCGTCATGCAAGCAAGCTACGGAAAGACCATTGGCATCATCGGCGCGGGCGCGATAGGCATGGCGTTCGCCACGGCGCTGGCTCGGCACGGCATCCAGGCGGTGGTGGCCAACAGTCGTGGGCCTGAAACGCTTCGGGATGCCGTGAAAGCAATCGGGCCTTCGATTCGCCCGGGCACGCGCGAGGCAGCCACAGCGCAGGACATCGTGCTGGTGGCTGCGAACTGGTCGAAGCTGCCACTGGCACTGAGCGGGCTGCCCGAATTTGGCGGGCGGACTGTCGTCGACGCAAACAATCCAATTGAGGCCCCGCTGTTTCGCCCCGCGGACCTGCATGGCCGCTCTTCGAGCGCAGTGTTTGCAGACCTCGTGCCCGGCGCGCGTGTTGTCAAGGCGTTCAATCACCTGCAACCCGCACTGGTGTCTGGCGATCCGCAAGCAGAAGGTGGCCGCCGCGTGTTGTTTTTATCCGGTGACGATGCGAACGCCAAAGCCGAGGTGGCCACGCTTTCTGGCCGGCTACGCCATTTTGATTCCGCCAGCTTGACCCGTAGCGGCTCGCCGCAGCGCGCAGAACAGAACGGGCAATCGTGACGCTCGCAAAGCTGCTGCCCCCGCTTCGTTGACACAACAGCCTTCTTTTCCTAAATTTTTTTGCAGGGCGACGAGTCGCCCGGTGTGCGTTGATTGGTCCGATACTGGCTCACCCAGCTCGGACGTTCTGCACCTGTGCTTTAGTGACCATTCGTGATGCCTTTGCAATCTGGGAGCGCACCATGTCAAAGGTTGCATATAGCCCTGTTGACGCGCGACGCTTGCGGCAAGACCGGGCAATCGAAGAATCTCGCAAGCGCGTCCGCATACAGATCACCCATATCCGGCATATTCAGGCAGAGGGTGACAGCCCGGACACCGCATATCGTGTTCTGAGGTATCTACGTCACTCAGTAAGGCAACTCAGGGAAAATCGCGACCTGTTTGTACGCGCTTTTGGGGCTGACGGGCACGATCGTATTCCGGTTGCACAGGAATCGTCAGTACTGCCCAACGGCGCCGCTGAGCGGTTCGTGCAAGCCGAAGATGATGGCGAGCCAGCGCCAGATGCGGCCGCCACAAGTGGCGGGCCGAGGGAGGGTGCTGTATGCAACCCCCAAAATAATTGCTCCATCGTACTCTTGAAATCTGACTAGCTGCTTTTATTTCCGGCTCAAGCAGTCGCGACGTCGCGCTGCGTTTCTGTTTGTTTGCTGCCACCAAGGCAGGCGAACGGGAGCGCGCAAGCCCCTTCGCCTCCTTGCTGTTTGAAGGAGATAAGATCATGAGTCACGCAGTTTTTGGAGCCGATCTCTTCAGTGAACTCGACCGCCTGCAAAGGCAGATGGCGGACGTGTTTGGCGGCTTCCCCTCCAGTATCCGCTCCGGGCGCTCCGGCGCCTTCCCGCCGGTGAATATCGGGTCGACGGACGACACCATCGAGATCGTTGCGTTCGCGCCCGGGCTGAAACGGGAAAACCTGGAGGTCTCTATCGACAAGGGGCTACTGACGATCAGTGGAGAGCGCGGTCCTTCCTATGCGGACGACTCGCCAGATAGCAAGCGCTATGCGCGTGAGCGCTTCGTCGGCTCGTTCAGGCGCGTCATCGAGCTGCCGCAAAGCGCCGATCCTGACAAGGTTCAGGCTCGCTACGCGAATGGTTGCCTGTCGATCAGCGTGGGCAAGCGGGAAGCCTCCAAGGCACGCGCGATTGCCGTCCAGTGAACCGGGAGATTGCCATGTCAGAGATGAATCAAGTCGTTGCACAGCCTCAAGGTGCTGTCGCACCAGCCCAGGATGAAAAGGCGATGCCTACCGTGACGTTGCTCCCGCCGGTCGATATCGTCGAGGATGCGGGGGGCGTTACGTTGTGGGCGGACCTGCCTGGTGTGACCCGCGACCAGCTGGAAGTCAGCGTCCATGACGGGAACCTTCGCATCGAGGCGCAGGCTATCGTATCGATGCCCTCGGGCCTGCGGGTACAACACGCTGAAATCCGGCAGCCGCGTTTCGCGAGGACGTTCTCGCTGAGTCCCGACCTCGATTCGACGAAGATCGAGGCGAACCTGCAGGACGGCGTACTGAGGTTGACGATTCCACGTCGTGAAGCCGCGCGTCCGCGACGCATCGACGTCAGTGTTTCCTGAGTCCGGGCTGGGATAAGCCAGGATGAACGCGCCATGCCGCGCCGCAGGCGCCGGCATGGCGCATTCTCCGGTTTGCAGATAGGCATTGCAAAAGGATATAAGACATGGAGTTTGATTCCGACTGGATGACATTGGGCAAACACCGCGTTCGCATCCGGTGCGTGCGCGGCTTCCCTACGGAGAAGACGCGAAGTGTGGCGGAGTTGGCCAGGATTGCCATCGAAAACAATCTCAGTGCAGCGGCGCGCCTGGTCGAGGTAACCGCGGACAGTGAAAAGACGTACACAATAAGCGTCGGCACAACCTTTCCGAAAGATAGGGATGTCGCGCCTCACCTCGACGTGGCGTTGGCGACCATGTTCGGGCTCAAATCCGATCAGGTGAATTTCGACGTCGTGGTAGTCAGTCAGGCCGAGGTCGATCTGCACTTCGGCGTCTACGAACGAATGCTGGCCGAGAAGCTTGGAATCGTGCCGAGTATTCAGTAAGCGAGAAAAGCGGGATGCCTTCATCATCGAGCCCCGTCGTCGCCCGATTAGTTCATGCTCGGCGCGGCTGTATGTGACAAACGGGTGCCGCGTGAACTCAGCAGCTTCGAATTGCAGACGGACCACGGGGCGCGCGTTCTGCAGCGCTTCGAAGGCACTGCCGAACTGCTGCGCCATCGCGCGCGCATGGGCACGGTCGCCGTCGGCGAAGCCGTTCAGGTCGGCGCCGGCGCTGAAAAACTTCTCACCGGCTCCGGTCACGACGACGGCGCGGATCTCGGGGTTGGCATCGATCTTCGCCACCAGATCGCGCAGCTGCTACAGGCCGTCGGCGGTGAAGGCGTTGGCGGGCGGGCGGCTCAGCGTCAGCGTGGCGACGTGGCCATCCAGCGCCAGCACTATCGGAGCACAATAGTGCGGTCAGGCAGCATACAGGCACAGAAACCGTCGGTGTCTGGTTTGTTGCGGCCGTGGTCATCGGCGCTTCAAGCGCCTACTTTCCGCTGCCCCTGCCGCCGATGCCAACCTTACCGCGCCCGATCTTGCGATGCGGTACACCGGGGCGCAGCCGCTTTCTGGTGCTAGCAGCCAACGTGACGTGCTCCGCAGGGTAGCGGGTTGTCCTATGCAGCGCGGCCTGGTAGGCAGGATGGTCCGGACTAATGTACTTGATCGCTGACATGATTGGCACCTCCTCTGAGGATTCTAGTTCGAAAAGGCAGGGCGACATGCCGCTTTTCTGACCACGCCATGCGCGTGTTCTGTGAAGGCACAACGCCCCATCCAACAGGGCATTGCCGAGCCATAAGAGCCAACCGAGATAATGTTAGCGATTGACGGTCCGCTTACCAGCAATTCGCCTGACGTCGGCGAACCGCTGAATTCCGCCCCCGGCGCTACTGTGCCCCAAGCCACCTCACATAAAGCCTGGATTTCGGGGAAGATAGCGCGTCCAATCGCCGCAGTCGCGCCAGCTTCCGCAGGATGACAAGTGCGAAGCTCCGACAATCT is part of the Cupriavidus oxalaticus genome and harbors:
- a CDS encoding Hsp20/alpha crystallin family protein, translated to MSEMNQVVAQPQGAVAPAQDEKAMPTVTLLPPVDIVEDAGGVTLWADLPGVTRDQLEVSVHDGNLRIEAQAIVSMPSGLRVQHAEIRQPRFARTFSLSPDLDSTKIEANLQDGVLRLTIPRREAARPRRIDVSVS
- a CDS encoding 3-oxoacyl-ACP reductase family protein, whose protein sequence is MTQQTLSLSGKIALVTGGSRSIGAAIARRLAADGAAVALTYSASPDKAATVVSEIEAAGGRAIALAADAGDPAAVRLAVAATVDAFGGLDILVNNAGMGLGGAIEDIPFDAYERMIAVNVTGVFVATQEAVRHMKAGGRVIHIGSSMVRYAAFPTASLYTLTKGAIAGFNRSLVRDLGPKGITVNTVHPGPTDTDMNPAGGPVSEIVGPGIALGRYGQPHEIAGVVAFLAGPDAAFVTGAEIVADGGFTA
- a CDS encoding 2-hydroxyacid dehydrogenase, encoding MPAQDHNQSLENAYVCRRMPAEIEAALKERFVVKLNESDELTDSATIIERAKGVSVLLVTATERIDGNVLRALSPTLKTVATLSVGYDHIDLATARELGIEVLHTPDVLSDACAEVALMLLLNAARRGYEADRMVRSGQWPGWAPTQLLGKGLVGKRLGIFGMGRIGRAIATRARAFGMQIHYHNRSRLGPEVAEGAIYHTTLESLCRHSEMLLVAAPGSPQLKGTLDQAHIRALPPGAVVVNISRGDIVDDDALIEALNDGHVFSAGLDVFANEPNVDPRYRALDNVFLSPHIGSATEETRNAMGWLLIDGIAALRRGERPANLLS
- a CDS encoding Hsp20/alpha crystallin family protein, whose product is MSHAVFGADLFSELDRLQRQMADVFGGFPSSIRSGRSGAFPPVNIGSTDDTIEIVAFAPGLKRENLEVSIDKGLLTISGERGPSYADDSPDSKRYARERFVGSFRRVIELPQSADPDKVQARYANGCLSISVGKREASKARAIAVQ
- a CDS encoding FadR/GntR family transcriptional regulator — protein: MQSTTENLTEADQQPAGKGGFEPTLADRVTEHLAGQIRRGLYPVNARLPTEKFMTEQYGVSRTVIREAISRLKSEGLVESRQGSGTVVLNPATAEVFRLGRGGSDPALGVVRILELRRGIEAEMAALAAERRSERQMDDIRNALREIDSAVRAGGDGVEEDLAFHLAVSRATGNPHYTELLGMLTRALRDAIRLTRGNEARRSDLAAHVRTEHAEICAAIETQDPQRARQAAFLHMRNTEERILAAERDFWTGDSRTAAQRLAGANLSTVIRRAAEGNR
- a CDS encoding LysR family transcriptional regulator produces the protein METLANLESFVRSAETGSFSAAGRRLALTPAAVSRNVAMLERNLGVRLFQRSTRKLTLTEAGERFLASIGGNLDALQAAIAAMSNQHGEPAGVLKVSLAPSFGMAYVLPLLPDFLKRYPAIRPEWHFENRAIDLIAEGFDAAIGGGFELTPGLVSRALAPAHVVAVASPAYLRERTLPADPSMLNVMDGIVMRSGRTGRTRQWTMRDAAGNEVAATMPERIVVSDPAAMREAALLGLGVTLLAVPDVLPWIERGELVRLLPRWYADAGAISLYYPTRTLIPTKTRVFIEYVVEAFRQMQMAERLAGSLGI
- a CDS encoding NADPH-dependent F420 reductase, whose protein sequence is MQASYGKTIGIIGAGAIGMAFATALARHGIQAVVANSRGPETLRDAVKAIGPSIRPGTREAATAQDIVLVAANWSKLPLALSGLPEFGGRTVVDANNPIEAPLFRPADLHGRSSSAVFADLVPGARVVKAFNHLQPALVSGDPQAEGGRRVLFLSGDDANAKAEVATLSGRLRHFDSASLTRSGSPQRAEQNGQS